A section of the Clostridium omnivorum genome encodes:
- a CDS encoding FAD binding domain-containing protein: MSINEVLLPNTVEEAKMLLSQKKNIKLLAGGTDLLLGLNRGEVKAEYLIDLSKIHSIKGIKNFEHHIIIGCMTSFTDVKNSSIINEKFSALADCANMMGSPQIRNRATLGGNVANAAASADVVPCLLAMDAAFHIESDKGKRLVRCKDYFNEYEKNKVKENEILTEIIINKKSAVTGFYKLGKRNALAISRLCAAVSIEVQNNIIKNITLALGAVGRFPFRVSEVEVFLKGRPISYIFSSEVLIMLENIVFESIKSRATMPFKKEAVKGVYKQAVINALERTELGGGLYNE; the protein is encoded by the coding sequence ATGTCTATAAATGAAGTTTTGCTACCTAACACAGTTGAAGAAGCTAAGATGTTGTTAAGTCAAAAGAAAAATATCAAGCTTTTAGCTGGAGGAACGGATTTGCTATTAGGGCTGAACAGAGGAGAAGTCAAGGCTGAATATTTAATTGATTTAAGCAAAATTCATAGTATTAAGGGCATTAAAAACTTTGAGCATCACATAATTATAGGGTGTATGACATCTTTTACAGATGTTAAAAATTCAAGTATAATAAATGAAAAATTCTCTGCACTAGCTGATTGTGCGAATATGATGGGGTCCCCACAAATAAGGAATAGAGCTACACTTGGAGGAAATGTAGCAAATGCAGCTGCATCAGCTGATGTAGTACCTTGCTTATTGGCTATGGATGCAGCTTTTCACATAGAGAGTGATAAAGGAAAGAGATTAGTTAGATGTAAGGATTATTTTAATGAATATGAAAAGAATAAAGTAAAGGAAAACGAAATATTAACAGAAATAATCATTAATAAAAAGTCCGCAGTGACAGGCTTTTATAAATTAGGTAAGAGAAATGCACTGGCTATATCAAGGTTATGCGCAGCCGTAAGTATAGAAGTTCAAAACAATATAATAAAAAATATTACATTAGCACTTGGTGCAGTAGGAAGATTCCCTTTTAGAGTAAGTGAAGTTGAAGTATTTCTTAAGGGAAGGCCTATATCCTACATCTTTAGTTCAGAAGTTCTAATTATGCTTGAAAATATAGTCTTTGAAAGCATTAAAAGTAGAGCTACTATGCCATTTAAAAAAGAAGCTGTTAAAGGAGTATATAAGCAAGCTGTGATAAATGCATTAGAAAGAACTGAACTTGGAGGTGGCTTATATAATGAATAA
- a CDS encoding xanthine dehydrogenase family protein molybdopterin-binding subunit: protein MLEFVGKSIKKEDAYNKVRGKAIYPDDIEFPNMLYAGVLRSKISFGKVLSIDYSKIKNLHGIVHVIDYSMIPGEKKHGVVLKDQPFLVQDIVKRVGDPIVLVVAENKSILKKALSLIDVKYQEYRGIFNIDEALLKDAPIIGENSNILYDLKIKKGDIDKGFKEAKYVAENWYCTPAIDHAFLQPEAAVSNINKDGIIEIYVATQYPHYDREEVARCLGVSQDKVRIINTAIGGAFGAREDITLQAHAALACYYTKRPVKIVYSREESTATHCKRHSFKMYYKTGVREDGMLCAVKARIYGDTGAYCSWGMNVLRKAAVHAVGPYEVENVDIESFAVYTNNSFAGAMRGFGAAQAAIAYESQMDILAGLSNIHPLKFRYMNAVKVGSILPTGQCLESSVGIKKCIEEVAKGEAVEL from the coding sequence ATGCTGGAGTTTGTTGGAAAGAGCATAAAAAAGGAAGATGCTTACAATAAGGTGAGAGGAAAGGCTATATATCCTGATGATATAGAATTCCCTAACATGCTCTATGCAGGTGTTCTAAGAAGTAAAATATCCTTTGGAAAAGTACTAAGTATTGATTACTCAAAAATTAAAAATTTACACGGCATAGTACATGTTATTGACTATAGTATGATACCTGGCGAAAAAAAACATGGAGTAGTTTTAAAAGATCAGCCATTCTTAGTTCAAGATATTGTAAAGAGAGTTGGAGATCCAATTGTATTAGTTGTTGCGGAAAATAAAAGTATTCTAAAGAAGGCTTTATCACTAATAGATGTAAAATACCAGGAATATAGAGGTATTTTTAATATTGATGAAGCACTCCTTAAGGATGCTCCAATAATAGGTGAAAATTCAAATATTCTTTATGATTTGAAAATTAAAAAAGGGGATATAGATAAGGGATTTAAGGAAGCCAAATATGTGGCGGAAAATTGGTACTGCACTCCAGCTATAGACCACGCTTTTCTTCAACCAGAAGCTGCTGTAAGTAATATTAATAAAGATGGCATAATAGAAATATATGTGGCAACTCAGTACCCTCACTATGATAGAGAAGAAGTGGCTAGGTGCTTGGGAGTTTCTCAGGATAAAGTTAGAATTATCAATACTGCTATTGGAGGAGCTTTTGGAGCAAGGGAAGATATAACTCTTCAAGCACACGCAGCATTAGCCTGCTATTATACAAAGAGGCCAGTAAAAATTGTGTATTCAAGAGAAGAATCTACTGCAACCCATTGTAAGAGGCATAGTTTTAAAATGTATTATAAGACAGGCGTAAGAGAAGATGGAATGCTTTGTGCTGTAAAGGCAAGAATATATGGAGATACAGGTGCCTACTGCTCTTGGGGAATGAATGTGCTTAGAAAGGCAGCAGTTCATGCAGTTGGACCCTATGAAGTAGAAAATGTAGATATAGAGTCTTTTGCAGTTTATACAAATAATTCTTTTGCTGGTGCAATGAGAGGATTTGGCGCTGCACAAGCTGCAATAGCGTATGAAAGTCAAATGGATATTTTAGCGGGCCTTTCCAATATACATCCTCTTAAATTTAGATATATGAATGCAGTAAAAGTTGGAAGTATTTTACCTACTGGTCAGTGCCTCGAAAGCAGTGTGGGAATAAAAAAATGTATTGAAGAAGTGGCTAAAGGAGAAGCTGTAGAATTATAG
- a CDS encoding xanthine dehydrogenase family protein molybdopterin-binding subunit gives MKKKGIGYACMIYGTGYGNGFPDESRATIELLEDGLIMVSVEATDVGQGAKNVMKQIAAETLEIPIDLIAVQNSDSTKMEDSGTAAASRQTYNTGNAVMDGCKNFKRQFIDPYIKEDKIKKEKNYSTILRWLYKRLNEVGMEVKTAGYFKAKTSSVNLETGQGNPYWPYTFSVNRAVVEVDDETGKVDALEITACHDSGKIINPIMAQGQIEGGCAMGLGYALMEKVEFKEGCIKNPNFADYIIPTSIDVPKIKTYFIEEDEVTGPYGAKGLGEPSMISTAPAILNAIYDAVGVRILDLPATCDKVLLAIKNKEKNNG, from the coding sequence ATGAAAAAGAAGGGTATTGGGTATGCTTGTATGATTTATGGTACAGGTTATGGAAATGGATTTCCTGATGAATCTAGGGCAACAATAGAGTTATTAGAAGATGGGCTTATCATGGTATCAGTAGAAGCAACGGACGTAGGGCAAGGTGCTAAAAATGTTATGAAGCAAATTGCTGCAGAAACTCTTGAAATTCCTATAGATTTAATAGCAGTACAAAACAGTGACAGTACTAAGATGGAAGATTCGGGAACAGCAGCTGCTAGCAGACAAACTTATAATACTGGGAATGCTGTTATGGATGGATGTAAAAATTTCAAGAGACAATTTATTGACCCGTACATAAAAGAAGATAAAATTAAAAAAGAAAAAAACTACAGCACTATTTTAAGATGGCTATATAAGAGACTAAATGAAGTTGGAATGGAAGTTAAAACTGCAGGATACTTTAAGGCAAAAACTTCTTCTGTTAATTTAGAAACGGGACAGGGAAATCCTTATTGGCCATATACATTTTCAGTAAACCGAGCTGTTGTAGAAGTTGATGATGAAACAGGAAAAGTGGATGCTTTAGAGATCACAGCTTGCCATGATTCAGGTAAGATAATAAATCCAATTATGGCTCAGGGACAAATAGAGGGCGGATGCGCAATGGGACTAGGGTATGCACTAATGGAAAAAGTGGAATTCAAAGAGGGGTGCATAAAAAATCCAAACTTTGCTGATTATATAATTCCTACCAGTATAGATGTTCCTAAAATAAAAACTTATTTTATTGAAGAGGATGAGGTAACAGGGCCCTATGGAGCTAAGGGACTAGGGGAGCCATCAATGATTTCAACTGCACCAGCAATTTTGAATGCTATATATGATGCAGTAGGTGTAAGAATTTTAGATTTACCTGCAACCTGTGATAAAGTGCTGCTAGCAATAAAAAATAAGGAGAAAAACAATGGCTGA
- a CDS encoding helix-turn-helix transcriptional regulator, which translates to MESFEILSPGEKIKRIRKSLNLKQFQIVGEDVTRNLISAIENDKANLTPKVAKIVASNINQFCKENNIPFQVSEEYLLEDTVDQANIIADKYIEFIKLNEKNPNFDLSNTVKNIEDFFLKYNLPEKKVIIYELFGNILISIFDYYKGYTYYIKALENCSKISDICKEIEILSNLSYTCMKLNRYNEAIDYNQMALLHTNNLSTNLLFNFKFNNALAYKKLGKLESALTELTNLENIFKNIGEDDKFQLLTLKANCYKELKQYKSAIDLHTFLLSATNNNIERSLIIICNLLEIYLLLKDRKSTKKLLDKCSTYLSLYKQTEDSEYTCQIYREIANSYLLIEDIELARLYFDEAVKFGKKRKNERVLSDVLSSLFDIYNADSNTNDMDNLKNEVLELISLKIIGFDELIIFKLIDYYNNINDTESLRSITNFIIDEKSNF; encoded by the coding sequence ATGGAAAGCTTTGAAATTTTATCCCCAGGTGAAAAAATAAAAAGAATAAGAAAAAGCCTTAATTTAAAACAATTTCAGATTGTTGGAGAAGATGTAACCAGAAATTTAATAAGTGCTATAGAAAATGATAAAGCGAATTTAACACCAAAGGTTGCTAAGATTGTAGCAAGCAACATAAATCAGTTTTGTAAAGAGAATAATATACCTTTTCAAGTTTCAGAGGAATATTTACTAGAAGATACTGTGGATCAAGCAAACATAATAGCTGATAAATACATAGAGTTTATTAAACTAAATGAGAAGAATCCTAACTTTGATCTTTCTAATACTGTTAAAAATATAGAGGACTTCTTTCTAAAATATAATCTTCCAGAAAAAAAAGTTATAATATATGAGCTTTTTGGTAACATTCTAATTTCTATCTTTGACTATTATAAAGGGTACACTTATTATATAAAAGCTTTAGAAAACTGTTCTAAAATATCTGATATCTGTAAAGAAATTGAGATACTCTCAAATTTATCATATACCTGTATGAAACTAAATAGATACAACGAAGCTATAGATTATAATCAAATGGCTTTGCTTCATACTAACAATTTATCTACGAATTTATTATTTAATTTCAAATTCAATAACGCACTAGCTTATAAAAAACTTGGAAAGCTAGAATCTGCTTTAACTGAGCTTACAAATCTTGAGAATATTTTCAAAAACATAGGTGAAGATGATAAGTTTCAACTATTAACATTAAAGGCTAATTGTTATAAAGAATTAAAACAGTATAAGTCTGCAATTGATTTGCATACTTTTCTACTATCAGCAACTAATAATAACATTGAGCGCAGTTTAATTATAATATGCAATTTATTAGAAATATACTTATTACTTAAAGATAGAAAAAGCACAAAAAAGCTTTTAGACAAATGCTCTACTTACTTATCTTTATATAAGCAAACTGAAGATAGTGAATATACATGTCAGATATACAGAGAAATAGCAAATTCATATCTGCTAATTGAAGATATTGAACTTGCTAGATTGTACTTCGACGAAGCAGTTAAATTCGGTAAGAAGAGAAAGAATGAAAGAGTTCTATCAGATGTTTTAAGTAGTTTATTTGATATTTACAATGCAGACTCAAATACTAATGATATGGATAACCTAAAAAACGAAGTTCTAGAATTAATTTCTCTAAAAATTATCGGATTTGATGAACTTATTATTTTTAAGCTAATTGATTACTATAATAATATAAATGATACGGAAAGCCTAAGGAGCATAACAAATTTTATTATTGATGAAAAGAGTAATTTTTAA
- a CDS encoding nucleotidyltransferase family protein, which translates to MYIRGIILAAGKSSRMGENKLQLKIHDIPMIDIVIQNAKKSKLDELIVVYGKYDLITDITKVFNCNYEKGMSTSVKCGLEGFNGDGVMILLGDMPFIETKIIDKLYTAFTNSSKNIVVPMYRGMKGNPVIIGRKYFHELINNTGDKGAREIINNHQDDVERLEIESDKIFVDIDNTEVYNNMLKKALV; encoded by the coding sequence ATGTATATAAGAGGAATAATTCTTGCGGCAGGTAAGTCCTCAAGAATGGGAGAAAATAAACTTCAATTAAAAATACATGACATTCCAATGATAGATATAGTAATACAAAATGCAAAGAAGTCAAAATTAGATGAGCTCATAGTTGTATACGGAAAATATGACTTAATAACGGATATTACTAAGGTATTTAATTGTAATTATGAAAAAGGAATGAGTACTTCAGTAAAGTGCGGGTTGGAAGGTTTTAATGGAGATGGAGTTATGATTCTTCTTGGAGATATGCCATTTATAGAAACTAAAATAATTGATAAATTGTATACAGCGTTTACTAACAGCAGCAAAAATATAGTTGTACCAATGTATAGAGGTATGAAAGGGAATCCTGTAATTATTGGTAGAAAATACTTTCATGAGTTAATAAATAATACTGGAGATAAAGGTGCTAGGGAAATAATTAATAATCATCAAGATGATGTTGAAAGATTAGAAATAGAAAGTGACAAGATTTTTGTAGATATTGATAATACGGAAGTATATAATAATATGCTAAAAAAAGCGTTGGTATAA
- a CDS encoding TetR/AcrR family transcriptional regulator, with the protein MPKLIENVKEKLIIEGRKTLIEKNYKELNIRDIAKQCSIAIGTFYNYFPNKEEFVSEIFMDDWKNTLSLVDTLIPSDKSLRDKLNEIYISLQSFLDKYISIFYEIAKTKGYGDESSFGMLEFFQKMRMLFEHEKNKGDLSSELNLDELTHFVVSNLMYLIKNKYTSFEKLYSQMGLPNNLMG; encoded by the coding sequence GTGCCTAAGTTAATAGAAAATGTAAAAGAAAAACTTATTATTGAAGGAAGAAAAACTCTTATTGAAAAAAACTATAAAGAACTTAATATTAGGGATATTGCAAAGCAATGTAGTATTGCAATAGGTACTTTTTATAATTACTTTCCTAATAAAGAAGAATTTGTATCCGAAATTTTTATGGATGATTGGAAAAACACATTAAGCTTAGTTGATACTCTAATTCCTTCAGATAAAAGTCTAAGGGACAAATTAAATGAAATATACATTTCACTCCAAAGTTTTTTAGATAAATATATATCAATTTTCTATGAAATTGCAAAAACTAAAGGCTACGGAGACGAATCTTCCTTTGGAATGCTGGAATTTTTTCAAAAGATGCGCATGCTTTTTGAACATGAAAAGAATAAAGGAGATTTAAGTTCTGAACTAAACTTAGATGAACTAACCCACTTTGTTGTTTCAAATTTAATGTATCTAATAAAAAATAAATATACCTCTTTCGAGAAGTTATACTCTCAAATGGGTCTGCCAAATAATTTAATGGGTTGA
- the ade gene encoding adenine deaminase codes for MAEIKKIVDIAMGREKAHLVLKNVLIINVFSQIIEKNDIAICDDMIAGIGSYDGIEEIDCEGMFAAPGFIDSHVHIESSMVTPEVFSQIALKHGVTTVVADPHEIANVMGDKGIDFMLENSKKSVMDIFFMLPSCVPATEFEDSGAVLNSYQLSRFIQNDRVLGLGEVMDVQAVTNAKTQMVDKLELCRDKNIDGHCPKISGEALNAYLNCRIKTDHECSSFEEALRKVERGMFVMLRQGSATKNLKDLLPAVKNENYHRFLFCTDDRHIEDLLLEGSIDNCIRLAIEEGLDPIKAYIIAAFNAAQCYGLNDRGAIAPGFKADIVVFQDLKNLEIQYVFKDGKRNDKPMHFTNINMKSTMNTQYISSDLFRIEARGEKVNVIKLISRSVETLVEKRKIYIDGGYISKVDGEDILKIGVFERHKNTGKYSIGFLEGLGLKNCSLAQTISHDSHNIVVVGDNDKDMEIAVNTLIAIGGGIVLVSQRKILDSLSLPIAGLITSENPYEVNMKVKNLSDIARKFGVSKDFDPFLTLGFMALSVIPKLKITSRGLFDFDKFSFIDLFAKE; via the coding sequence ATGGCTGAAATTAAAAAAATTGTAGACATAGCCATGGGAAGAGAAAAGGCGCATTTAGTTTTAAAAAATGTATTGATTATTAATGTTTTTAGCCAAATAATTGAAAAAAATGATATCGCAATTTGTGATGATATGATTGCTGGTATTGGAAGCTATGATGGAATAGAGGAAATAGATTGTGAGGGAATGTTTGCAGCACCAGGCTTTATAGACTCTCATGTTCATATTGAGTCCTCAATGGTAACTCCTGAAGTATTTTCTCAGATAGCCTTAAAACACGGGGTTACAACAGTAGTTGCTGACCCACATGAAATTGCTAATGTTATGGGTGATAAGGGTATTGATTTTATGCTAGAGAACAGCAAAAAAAGTGTAATGGATATATTTTTTATGCTTCCATCATGTGTTCCTGCAACCGAGTTTGAGGATTCTGGAGCTGTTCTTAATAGTTATCAGCTGAGCAGGTTTATTCAAAATGATAGAGTACTTGGCTTAGGGGAAGTTATGGATGTTCAAGCAGTAACAAATGCTAAAACTCAGATGGTCGATAAATTAGAGTTGTGCAGGGACAAGAATATTGATGGCCATTGTCCTAAAATTAGTGGGGAAGCACTTAATGCTTATTTAAATTGTAGAATAAAAACTGATCATGAGTGCTCTAGCTTTGAAGAGGCATTGAGAAAAGTTGAAAGAGGCATGTTTGTAATGCTTAGACAAGGCTCGGCTACAAAAAACCTAAAGGATCTACTGCCAGCAGTAAAAAATGAAAACTATCATAGATTTTTATTTTGTACAGATGATAGGCATATTGAGGATTTATTATTAGAAGGTTCTATAGATAATTGCATTAGACTTGCAATTGAGGAAGGGTTAGATCCAATAAAGGCCTATATTATAGCTGCGTTTAATGCAGCACAATGCTATGGCTTGAATGATAGAGGAGCTATTGCTCCAGGGTTTAAAGCAGATATAGTTGTATTTCAAGATTTAAAAAATCTTGAAATACAGTACGTATTTAAAGATGGTAAGAGAAATGATAAACCAATGCATTTTACCAATATAAATATGAAATCCACAATGAATACTCAGTATATAAGTAGTGACCTTTTTAGAATAGAAGCTAGGGGAGAAAAAGTTAACGTGATTAAGCTAATTTCTCGTTCTGTAGAAACTTTAGTGGAAAAGAGAAAAATATATATTGATGGTGGATATATCTCTAAAGTAGATGGAGAGGATATTTTAAAGATAGGTGTTTTTGAAAGACACAAGAATACTGGAAAATACTCTATTGGTTTTTTAGAAGGCCTAGGTCTTAAAAATTGCTCTTTAGCACAGACAATATCTCACGATTCACATAATATTGTAGTAGTTGGTGATAATGATAAGGATATGGAAATAGCAGTAAATACTCTTATTGCAATTGGTGGAGGAATTGTGTTAGTCTCACAGAGAAAAATACTAGACTCGCTAAGTCTTCCAATAGCTGGTTTAATTACTTCTGAAAATCCATATGAAGTAAATATGAAAGTTAAAAATTTAAGCGATATAGCTAGAAAGTTTGGAGTAAGCAAGGATTTTGATCCATTTTTAACTCTTGGTTTTATGGCTCTTTCTGTAATACCTAAATTAAAGATAACATCAAGGGGCCTATTTGATTTTGATAAATTTAGTTTTATAGATTTATTTGCGAAGGAGTAG
- the proS gene encoding proline--tRNA ligase gives MGNDKKFVEAITSMDEDFAQWYTDVVKKAELVDYATVRGCMVIRPYGYAIWENIQKNLDQMFKETGHENVYMPMFIPESLLEKEKDHVEGFAPEVAWVTHGGNQELTERLCVRPTSETLFCDHYSKIIQSYKDLPKLYNQWCSVVRWEKTTRPFLRTLEFLWQEGHTAHATAEEAQEETTRMLNIYATLCEEILAIPVVKGRKTEKEKFAGAEATYTIESLMHDGKALQCGTSHNFGDGFAKAFNIQYTDKNGKLQYVHQTSWGMTTRLIGAMIMVHGDNSGLVLPPKIAPIQLVIIPVAQHKPGVLEKAGELKEELTKIARVKIDDSDKMPGWKFSEYEMKGVPLRLEIGPKDIEKNQAVLVRRDNREKIFVSLDELEVKVAEVLEDIQNSLLEKARTAQNEKTSIAVSLDEFKRLLDEKTGFVKAMWCGDRACEDAIKEQTGATSRCMPFEQEKVDSKCICCGKPAEKLVYWGRAY, from the coding sequence ATGGGAAACGATAAAAAATTTGTTGAGGCAATTACATCTATGGATGAAGATTTTGCGCAATGGTATACTGATGTTGTTAAAAAGGCTGAACTTGTTGATTATGCTACTGTAAGAGGATGTATGGTTATTCGTCCTTATGGTTATGCCATTTGGGAAAATATTCAAAAAAACTTAGACCAGATGTTTAAGGAAACAGGGCACGAAAATGTATATATGCCTATGTTTATTCCAGAAAGTTTACTTGAAAAAGAAAAGGATCATGTAGAAGGATTTGCACCTGAGGTTGCTTGGGTTACACACGGAGGAAATCAAGAATTAACTGAAAGGTTATGTGTTCGTCCTACTTCTGAAACCTTATTCTGCGATCATTATTCAAAGATTATTCAATCTTATAAGGATTTGCCAAAACTATACAATCAATGGTGTTCTGTGGTTAGATGGGAAAAAACTACTCGCCCATTTTTAAGAACTCTTGAATTTTTATGGCAGGAAGGGCATACTGCCCATGCTACTGCTGAAGAGGCCCAAGAGGAAACAACTAGAATGTTAAATATATATGCCACTCTATGTGAAGAAATCCTTGCTATTCCAGTTGTTAAAGGAAGAAAGACGGAAAAAGAAAAATTTGCTGGAGCAGAAGCTACTTACACAATTGAGAGCTTAATGCATGATGGAAAAGCACTGCAATGCGGTACTTCACATAATTTTGGTGATGGTTTTGCCAAAGCCTTTAACATTCAATACACTGATAAAAATGGTAAACTCCAATATGTTCACCAAACCTCTTGGGGAATGACAACAAGGCTAATTGGAGCAATGATAATGGTACATGGAGATAACAGTGGTCTTGTTCTTCCTCCAAAAATCGCTCCAATTCAATTGGTAATAATACCAGTAGCTCAGCATAAGCCAGGAGTACTAGAAAAAGCTGGTGAACTTAAAGAAGAGCTAACTAAGATCGCAAGGGTTAAAATTGACGATAGTGACAAAATGCCTGGTTGGAAGTTTAGCGAATACGAAATGAAAGGTGTTCCTCTCCGCCTTGAAATCGGTCCTAAGGATATTGAGAAAAATCAAGCAGTACTTGTAAGAAGAGATAATAGAGAAAAAATCTTTGTTTCCTTAGATGAGCTAGAAGTGAAGGTCGCTGAAGTTTTAGAAGATATTCAAAATTCTTTGCTAGAAAAGGCTAGAACAGCTCAAAATGAAAAAACAAGTATAGCTGTTTCGTTAGATGAATTCAAGAGACTTTTAGATGAAAAGACAGGCTTTGTAAAAGCTATGTGGTGTGGAGATCGTGCATGCGAAGATGCAATTAAAGAACAAACTGGAGCAACATCACGTTGTATGCCATTTGAACAAGAAAAAGTAGATAGTAAATGCATCTGCTGCGGAAAACCTGCTGAGAAGCTAGTTTATTGGGGAAGAGCCTATTAA
- a CDS encoding (2Fe-2S)-binding protein: MNKVSIKVNGIVFEREIESDLRLIDFIRDVLKFKGTKEGCGEGECGACTVIMDGITVNSCLVLAASAHGSQITTIEGVGKDQLEPIQRAFIEVGAVQCGYCIPGMILSAKSLLDKYSRLEEIDVRAGISGNLCRCTGYEKIVQGIMLAQEYMKERK, from the coding sequence ATGAATAAAGTATCTATTAAGGTAAATGGAATTGTTTTTGAAAGAGAGATAGAATCTGATTTAAGACTTATAGATTTTATTAGAGATGTTTTAAAGTTTAAGGGTACTAAAGAGGGGTGTGGAGAAGGTGAATGTGGAGCTTGTACAGTAATAATGGATGGAATAACCGTTAATTCCTGTCTTGTTTTAGCTGCAAGTGCTCATGGTAGCCAAATTACCACCATAGAAGGTGTTGGAAAGGATCAATTAGAACCAATACAAAGAGCTTTTATTGAAGTGGGAGCAGTGCAATGCGGCTATTGCATTCCAGGTATGATTTTAAGTGCTAAAAGTCTTTTAGATAAGTATTCAAGGTTAGAAGAAATTGATGTTAGAGCAGGAATATCAGGAAACTTATGCAGGTGTACTGGTTATGAGAAAATAGTACAGGGAATCATGCTAGCTCAAGAATACATGAAGGAGAGGAAGTAG
- a CDS encoding pyridoxamine 5'-phosphate oxidase family protein gives MFREMRKKQREITEEESIEILNNGEYGILATIGENGYTYATPLSYVYYNDAIYFHCAVEGSKLDNIKYNEKVSFCVVGKTKVLPDKFSTEYESAIVFGRATIIEKEEKIEILTALIEKYSPDFKKEGLEYIERAAGATSVVKIGIDRITGKARR, from the coding sequence ATGTTTAGAGAAATGAGAAAAAAGCAAAGAGAAATAACTGAGGAAGAGAGTATAGAAATATTGAATAATGGTGAATATGGTATATTAGCAACTATAGGTGAAAATGGATATACCTATGCTACACCATTAAGTTATGTCTATTATAACGATGCTATATACTTTCACTGTGCAGTAGAAGGAAGTAAACTAGATAACATAAAATATAATGAAAAGGTGAGCTTTTGTGTTGTTGGAAAAACAAAGGTACTTCCTGATAAGTTCAGTACAGAATATGAAAGTGCTATAGTTTTTGGTAGAGCTACTATAATAGAAAAAGAAGAGAAAATAGAAATATTAACAGCTTTAATTGAAAAATATTCACCTGATTTTAAAAAGGAAGGGTTAGAATATATTGAGAGGGCGGCAGGTGCCACTTCTGTAGTTAAAATAGGTATTGATAGAATAACTGGCAAAGCAAGAAGATAA